Below is a genomic region from Ciona intestinalis unplaced genomic scaffold, KH HT001090.1, whole genome shotgun sequence.
ttaccatgtatgttactacgcgggtatttattttgttttgattttttcatttttgtcatgtatggctgataattgtGGACACATATGGGGAAATAAcgaaaagaatttaaaatttgaacttcGGAAAACATGAAAGCTAATTCTTGAGAGGCtatttttgtgtatttataacttCCAAACAGTTGCTAAAGCCATTTAAGATATtgtaatagttttaaaaacgttttgatgttttgtttaaaagcaagaaaaaaaaaacttaactcATGGCCAAATAACTTATTGTGCAATGTCTTACAAAATACAGAGCAGCTTTTTAGCTAAACTTTGCAGTTAGGGTTGCTTGTATGAGATATAGTGTTGGACAAATTCAATCATTGGCAGTGCAAAACCAATTTATATAATTACGTTTTGTGGCCTTGTAACCTTTGCATTTAAATAACTTGTgctaaatagtttttttgacctgtttaaattttgtttttatttagtggAGGGCTTCCCTCCAACTGTACACCACTGTTAAGTTTCCACTTTTccattaatttaattttatatttcacagGTCCCTCTTGGTCTCTCCATCTCAGTCACATTTATTTCAGCACTCACTGTCATAGGGCTGCCTACAGAGACTTACATATTTGGTTTTGTCACAATATGGCATTGTATCACTCTTGTAATCCCTACTGTGATTGCATGTTTGTATTACATTCCACTCATTCATAGACTGAAGCTTGCCACCATGTATGAGGTAAGCCAAAGCCTATGTTTTTACCTTGGATAATGGCCACTTCTTGCCAACATCCTATATGTCtagtatatacattttaaatagaatattaGAGAGACCTCAAATCTACCATAGCATTTTAACTAATGTCATAAACTGTAACTGCACATAACCTATAACAAGTCACTTTGCATTTCAAATAAAAGTCttatcaatttttaaacattatttaactaATTGTCTTTATTTCAAGTATCTTGAAATTCGTTTCCATAGAAACAGCAGAGTTCTAAGTTCTGGAATAGAAATCTTAAGCATGGTAGGTATTATAAAAGTTCATCAAGATATTATTTCTATCGTTTATTTCTGAAGGCCATTGTTAGGCGTTcacattaatattaaacaataatattaacttgtatttgtttctttgacTCTTTTTGATTATGGTAGCGAAAAATTAGAGATATTTTGTGTTCAAAATGCACCTTGTTTAATCCTTATTGTTGCTACCATGGTGGGTGCTGTGATGACACAACATAAGATGCTCCAGCATAATGTTTGGGTTGTAACATGGCTGTGGCATGTATCACAatgaaatttgtaaaaatagtgtaaatttttaaaagacaaaCACAAGGATTTGGAGAAGGTAAGCTATGTTGAAAGTTTTTAAGTCACTTCGCCATGCAGGAATATAGTCTTTGCAACTTGCCTAATTGGaaaattttttgttgattgtatttttatattaaaatctcACCTTTTTTCTCAGATACTGTACATGGGAACTACAGTCTACATTCCATCTCTTGCACTTAGTGCTGTTACTTCACTTGGTACTAATACAGCCATTTTGCTCACCAGCGGAATCTGCACAATTTACACTGTTTGTGTGAGTACCAAGCTGTTACAAGACTGATGattttatgcaatatatatatccaTTGGGCATAGAATACAGTTCTTTGaacttgatatttttgttgcaattttCTTAGCACTTGCTTTTGTTACAATTACTTTCATTTTTGCTAATATTTTAGTACTGATGATCTTACagttttgttacttttaccATGTCTGAATAAGTTACAAGTGGGGATGCACATTACCgaattttgaatatattaacgggattcggtattctgtttaatgataTCATTATACCTCCTCTTTGGAACTTGGAAGTATATTGTaaacacttttataaaaatattgcttttgaaaaaaattagctTTGTAATTATGGTAAATTCAGcagaaaacgttttttttgtcTAGCGGTTGAAATACGCTTTGCATTACCTGTTTTCACCTATGAATTAACACGGCTATACTTAAAGTGGCAATAAACTGATTTATgaagataaaattaatattctcctataatttaaaaaagatctGAAATTCTAGACTCTGAATTCTAGATTCGTTTATCCTAGGCCTTAGAacacctaattattctgtaaagtGCATCTCTAGTTACAAGAGAGGTTGTAAAAAGCAGGCACAGTTACTACTTTATATTAGTTGAGCTTGGTTTTACCTTGTAGTTAAATCTGGGGTAAcatatgtaatgtaacttacttaattTTTGCGCggccagaaaacaacaatcgttataacatgggtattctgtattcatacacctcgtgccagcatacgagttaccatgtccatgtatgttaatttgttggagattttttcatttatttatatgtacggctaataatttggacaacccattagtgaccactgggttggaacaattgcagttaagtgttttgctcaaggacacacacgtgacacgtccacaatggtagcagcgacgaggctgcaactcattacctctgggttacaggcaggcgcctGTGAATGACAATGCTAAAATGCAGTTGTACTTGCCAAACATAAGGAACCCCCTTGATTATTTTAGCGAATgcaatatatgtttgtattttgacTACCAGTCTACCACCACTCTTGGCAATCCAACATTATACCTACACACAGGGTGGATTGAAGGCTGTAGTATGGACAGATGCCTTCCAAAGTGGAATAATGTTTGTTGGAACATTGGCAGCTCTAATACAAGGAGCATTGGTGGTTGGCGGGTTTGGAAATGTGTGGACAGCCATGGAAAGAAGTGGTAGATTCAATGTGTTTACGTGAGTTTTTAAATGACTGTATCTTGTATTTTTGTTCACATGTCTGGCGCCAGACCAGTGCGGTTTGCGTTAAGGTTACCCGCTTGATCATTGTGGGCAAAACATTTAACGGGAATAGCTCTAACTCAGTACTTTGGATTGtctaataactttaaaatgtcagacattacaacaaaatgaaaattttcCATGAAAATGTACCTATTAAGTACCGGAACAACCCAAAATTATAACCACCTACACTTTCAAGATTTGACCTTGACCCTCGTATTCGACAAACAGCTCTCACCTACCTAACAGGAACAATGACTTCCTTCATTAACATTGCATGCTGTAGTCAACCAATAGCACAGAGATATTTGTCTTGTGAAACGGTGAAGCAAGCAAGAATgtaagttgtgaggatacttTTTATGGTGTGACTTATACTTTGTTTAGCAGacataattaaattttgtgtgtaagtattcaaaaaaatgcCTATACTGTagcttgacagtaagcatgctGCATGTGGTATGCAATTTTACCATATGTGTCTATGGTGTATACTATATACCCTAGCATTTGGGTGAAGGTAAAGCTGTTGGaccaaaaatttatattttagtataaGAACCTGCATATTAACAATGAGCATAGGGTctataacttaaatatatacattatatttgtgTTGCATATAAAAGTACAACCAtcttataactcaacagttaACATAAGATCTAAAAATTCAGTCATTTAGAGAGGGAGTGTTTACATGATCATTATAGCAAAGAAgattttttcctttattttttacagagctgctgttgttgctatTATTCCCAAGTTTATTCTAACATCATGTGCCGTTTGCTGTGGTGCTGTGGCATATGCCTACTTTGAACAGTGTGACCCTTTAAAAAATGGAGAAATAGCCAAATATGATCAAATATTACCATATATGGTGCTCAAAATATTTACTGATGTACCTGGTATGGCGGGCTTGTTTGTAGCTGCAGCTTACAGTGGTACATTAAGGTGAGATGGctgttaaaatatgtaaatgcCACTGCTAACGCCAagtcatatatatatgccGCTGCCagacatattttaattctGAAACAGAAAAACACTGTACCCTACTTTGTACCCCTTTCTAATTCTAAGACTTCACTTTACACCacttataaaaattatatactgaaatatatttaatatggtaataattaaatatattttagcacCGTCTCATCTGGTATTAACTCACTTTCTGCGATGGTTCTGAGTGATTTTATATTACCAAGAAATCCTAAATTGTCATCTAAGCTACAAATGATCACCAGCAAAGTAACGGGTGAATACTTATATTGGGGTTGAATGAGTTAATAAACATGCAGTAACATTGTTGTAAAATCATGTTTCAGTATCTGTATGTGTAAACCGGTCTTGGTCGCAGATCTCATTACATGCCTGACATAAAATCTCACctttatagaatataattttagattttaaattgtaaaaatgtataCGTTTGAGTGCTGTAGGGTTTTAACAGGATGTACCATGAAAATCaaagtttgtttgttcttAGAAATGCCTTGAATTGGTTGAATTTGCAGTTATTAGAAAAATGTAGTCTAAAGATACTGacaagttaaataaatgtatgtcGAACCGCAAATTCAACCAATCTAAGCAGCTCTAATCTATATAGAAGTCTTCCATTTTCATTGGCCCCTAGAGGTATTTGCCATAAATAAGCTCTATGTCCAGGTGTGGTGCTCGGTTTAATCCTTACAGTCATCTCCTACCTCTGTTCACTTACCAATGGTACCATCATATCACTTGTGTTGACAGTCAGAGGATCATCTGGTGGGCCAATGCTTGGTGTTTTCACACTAGGGTTGTTCTTTCCATGGTGCAATAAATGGGTGGGAATGATTATGGCTTGTTTGCAttgattttcaatttttaaaaatatgaaaacaatgttttgtatttttatgtttgggtGCTGTCTTTTAGCAAGGCACGTCAAGGTAATTAggttttacacaaaacaatgGCACAAAAGCTATAATACAGGCGTGCCCAACCTTTTTGCAGGAAAATTCCTCTCATAGTCCCGTGTACCATTCTAAAGTGCTGCTCCtgatttgcttttttttgCCCTACGGTACCTTTGCGTtgcatattaaacaaacaggctttgaatatgaataaacaggaaaaaataatCGTCCTCCTATTTAGCGATAAAATGATAGGTCTTGGCTCATTATCTCTCTGCCATGCTACTAACGTTTGTTGCGATCGCCTGTCAAAAGTCGGAAAGGATCAAAATTTTGGGGAATATAGTCAAAAATACTTAGTTTAAGGCACAGAGAGTTACTAGTGTACAAATCATGCAGACCAGGTTAAggaaattattgtaaaataatcgcCATTGttccgattgttacgtcatagtagtcgtcatcttgttttttttgcctGCTGCCGTATAGGTACACCCTCTTCACATTGTccgtattttttgtaaaaagtattgataaaattaatgATTTGGCAATTATAACGCCACAGCAGATATTTTGTATTACACCTGTCACGGTCTACCTGAGATAGGTCCGCAGACTACTGGTAGACCGCGGTCGACGGGTTGGGCACGCCTGCTATAATAGAACTGTGTATgataacattgttttgttaattacaTCTACTAACTGTGGTGGACAATTTTTATTAGGTTTactaactttaaataaagtataacatacaaaaatatactACACAAAATTATTCCCCAATTTTAGTGTTGCACAAAGCCACAAACAGCACAATTAATTTTCCCTATTTTTATCAGGGAGCACTTGTGGGTCAAGCCGTAGGAACTCTGTTCTGCTTCTGGATAGCAATTGGTAGCCTTATACAGGGGAGGGATGTCTATTATGACAGAGTGATGCCTATTTCAACTAATAGTTGTCCTGCCATAAAtgctaccattatgacatcaccattgTTAAATGACAGCATCATAGATTGGAATACAACACAATCAACCATTGTATATAATTTAGGGACTCCAGTAGATTCGATTGAGTAAGTTATTTACAATTTGCCCTTGTTTGTGAATgaatcaaagaaaaaaattcattaaatttcatttatttttttattgttttgtattatacacctcatgccagcttatgggTTACCTTACCCCCTGTGTATCTGTATAActttcttgcccaaagacatgTATGTCCATAATGGTATTAATATTAACCCAAAACTTCTGGATTTAAGGCAGGTTTGCTAACCACTGACAGTGCTTCATAAACTAAAGTATTGAAGTTTGCTGAAGTtcagtattttgtatttaccaATCCTAAAACCCTTTTCTCTCAACAGGTCAAAATCTTACAACAACCTATATCTCATATCATTCATGTACTATAGTATGATTGGGTTGTTTGTCACTATAATTGTTGGTAATGTGGTTTCACTAATCACAGGTAAAATACTTATACAAGTTATTATGTACCATACAGGGTTGATTGAGCAGGTAACgctataatttaattttaaatcaatatgaggtttaatttaaaaaaaaaatcaattacaAGAATAGACCTTTATTGCCTTCCCATTTAAATGGTAATAATTTGATACTGACGCCGTCACGTCAATCGTCGTGTGGATTCCTTATTTGAATAACACACAGAATCACAGATTCCCAGACAGTATGACCCATGTTTGTGGTAgagcttttaaacaaacaaaactaattGTTCGTATGGTTTATGAAAAttatgctttgtttaaaatgtttgaaaaagtGCAATCATTCAATTAAAGTTTCAgctacattttaaatttagtgatCGAACAGTAAAGTAATCATTAATTAGgtgtttttaaatctgaaaattggGTTTcgaatttataaatgtatattatgatttgactTCATTCCATAAATGCTGGAATTAAGAATTGAGTAAATGTGGAAAAAAGTCGTCTAAAAAACCACCACAAGAAGAGCTATTCAAAGGAAAAAGGATCTATTTGACCACTTACATGCTTAATTGAATGATTGCACCCTCTAAAATGTTCCTTACTAAGCACAGTACTTTAAACCATTGTGTATACAACCGCCAAATTTGCGAGTAATTATCTTTTAactttctgtttgtttaaaagcgctaaatttaaaatgtattttaaactttaattaattgatttcactaaataaaatatttctaactaAGCGTAGTCCTATAGTGTAAaccaatatttataaaatcgcCCAATAAATGAGTAAGAGTAAGTAATGATTAGAACGCTTGTGAGTTGTCAACCCCATTTCCAATCATACAGTAGGTTGAAACAGAGGCTATACTGACTATACTGTCCCATTCTTTATCAATTACTCATTCCTCATAGATCATATTTCTACATGAGTTATAttacatgtataaatgtattctacctactgctcttaagtttattttttgatagAGCTTTGTTGACCAATGTAGTAAATACCAATGTAGTAAATTGGTTAActaatattatgctaattattttaatacgtGATTGCTTATTAATGCTTGCTCTcttgttatgttttacaaatgGTATGTATCAgctaaaacttaaatttttaaaaaggaaaaaacaaCACTGAAAAAATGGATCCAAAACTTTTTGTCCCAATACTGGACAACCACTGTTTCCCGGTGAATGTTCGTCGCTTCTTCCGCTTTGGTGTACC
It encodes:
- the LOC100182934 gene encoding sodium/iodide cotransporter-like isoform X3 translates to MSAVPLGLSISVTFISALTVIGLPTETYIFGFVTIWHCITLVIPTVIACLYYIPLIHRLKLATMYEYLEIRFHRNSRVLSSGIEILSMILYMGTTVYIPSLALSAVTSLGTNTAILLTSGICTIYTVCGGLKAVVWTDAFQSGIMFVGTLAALIQGALVVGGFGNVWTAMERSGRFNVFTFDLDPRIRQTALTYLTGTMTSFINIACCSQPIAQRYLSCETVKQARIAAVVAIIPKFILTSCAVCCGAVAYAYFEQCDPLKNGEIAKYDQILPYMVLKIFTDVPGMAGLFVAAAYSGTLSTVSSGINSLSAMVLSDFILPRNPKLSSKLQMITSKVTGVVLGLILTVISYLCSLTNGTIISLVLTVRGSSGGPMLGVFTLGLFFPWCNKWGALVGQAVGTLFCFWIAIGSLIQGRDVYYDRVMPISTNSCPAINATIMTSPLLNDSIIDWNTTQSTIVYNLGTPVDSIESKSYNNLYLISFMYYSMIGLFVTIIVGNVVSLITGKNNTEKMDPKLFVPILDNHCFPVNVRRFFRFGVPPLGLEHEEKIGKMDIDENFPLKETKNVVEVRELMTHVQQQ
- the LOC100182934 gene encoding sodium-coupled monocarboxylate transporter 2-like isoform X5, which encodes MYEYLEIRFHRNSRVLSSGIEILSMILYMGTTVYIPSLALSAVTSLGTNTAILLTSGICTIYTVCGGLKAVVWTDAFQSGIMFVGTLAALIQGALVVGGFGNVWTAMERSGRFNVFTFDLDPRIRQTALTYLTGTMTSFINIACCSQPIAQRYLSCETVKQARIAAVVAIIPKFILTSCAVCCGAVAYAYFEQCDPLKNGEIAKYDQILPYMVLKIFTDVPGMAGLFVAAAYSGTLSTVSSGINSLSAMVLSDFILPRNPKLSSKLQMITSKVTGVVLGLILTVISYLCSLTNGTIISLVLTVRGSSGGPMLGVFTLGLFFPWCNKWGALVGQAVGTLFCFWIAIGSLIQGRDVYYDRVMPISTNSCPAINATIMTSPLLNDSIIDWNTTQSTIVYNLGTPVDSIESKSYNNLYLISFMYYSMIGLFVTIIVGNVVSLITGKNNTEKMDPKLFVPILDNHCFPVNVRRFFRFGVPPLGLEHEEKIGKMDIDENFPLKETKNVVEVRELMTHVQQQ
- the LOC100182934 gene encoding sodium-coupled monocarboxylate transporter 2-like isoform X1, giving the protein MVDQVHFGVGDILVFIASLVLSLFVGVYYAFKDRRRDTVDNYYYGSRKMSAVPLGLSISVTFISALTVIGLPTETYIFGFVTIWHCITLVIPTVIACLYYIPLIHRLKLATMYEYLEIRFHRNSRVLSSGIEILSMILYMGTTVYIPSLALSAVTSLGTNTAILLTSGICTIYTVCGGLKAVVWTDAFQSGIMFVGTLAALIQGALVVGGFGNVWTAMERSGRFNVFTFDLDPRIRQTALTYLTGTMTSFINIACCSQPIAQRYLSCETVKQARIAAVVAIIPKFILTSCAVCCGAVAYAYFEQCDPLKNGEIAKYDQILPYMVLKIFTDVPGMAGLFVAAAYSGTLSTVSSGINSLSAMVLSDFILPRNPKLSSKLQMITSKVTGVVLGLILTVISYLCSLTNGTIISLVLTVRGSSGGPMLGVFTLGLFFPWCNKWGALVGQAVGTLFCFWIAIGSLIQGRDVYYDRVMPISTNSCPAINATIMTSPLLNDSIIDWNTTQSTIVYNLGTPVDSIESKSYNNLYLISFMYYSMIGLFVTIIVGNVVSLITGKNNTEKMDPKLFVPILDNHCFPVNVRRFFRFGVPPLGLEHEEKIGKMDIDENFPLKETKNVVEVRELMTHVQQQ
- the LOC100182934 gene encoding sodium-coupled monocarboxylate transporter 2-like isoform X2 is translated as MVDQVHFGVGDILVFIASLVLSLFVGVYYAFKDRRRDTVDNYYYGSRKMSAVPLGLSISVTFISALTVIGLPTETYIFGFVTIWHCITLVIPTVIACLYYIPLIHRLKLATMYEYLEIRFHRNSRVLSSGIEILSMILYMGTTVYIPSLALSAVTSLGTNTAILLTSGICTIYTVCGGLKAVVWTDAFQSGIMFVGTLAALIQGALVVGGFGNVWTAMERSGRFNVFTFDLDPRIRQTALTYLTGTMTSFINIACCSQPIAQRYLSCETVKQARIAAVVAIIPKFILTSCAVCCGAVAYAYFEQCDPLKNGEIAKYDQILPYMVLKIFTDVPGMAGLFVAAAYSGTLSTVSSGINSLSAMVLSDFILPRNPKLSSKLQMITSKVTGVVLGLILTVISYLCSLTNGTIISLVLTVRGSSGGPMLGVFTLGLFFPWCNKWGALVGQAVGTLFCFWIAIGSLIQGRDVYYDRVMPISTNSCPAINATIMTSPLLNDSIIDWNTTQSTIVYNLGTPVDSIESKSYNNLYLISFMYYSMIGLFVTIIVGNVVSLITGKILIQVIMYHTGLIEQEKTTLKKWIQNFLSQYWTTTVSR
- the LOC100182934 gene encoding sodium-coupled monocarboxylate transporter 2-like isoform X4 translates to MVDQVHFGVGDILVFIASLVLSLFVGVYYAFKDRRRDTVDNYYYGSRKMSAVPLGLSISVTFISALTVIGLPTETYIFGFVTIWHCITLVIPTVIACLYYIPLIHRLKLATMYEYLEIRFHRNSRVLSSGIEILSMILYMGTTVYIPSLALSAVTSLGTNTAILLTSGICTIYTVCGGLKAVVWTDAFQSGIMFVGTLAALIQGALVVGGFGNVWTAMERSGRFNVFTFDLDPRIRQTALTYLTGTMTSFINIACCSQPIAQRYLSCETVKQARITVSSGINSLSAMVLSDFILPRNPKLSSKLQMITSKVTGVVLGLILTVISYLCSLTNGTIISLVLTVRGSSGGPMLGVFTLGLFFPWCNKWGALVGQAVGTLFCFWIAIGSLIQGRDVYYDRVMPISTNSCPAINATIMTSPLLNDSIIDWNTTQSTIVYNLGTPVDSIESKSYNNLYLISFMYYSMIGLFVTIIVGNVVSLITGKNNTEKMDPKLFVPILDNHCFPVNVRRFFRFGVPPLGLEHEEKIGKMDIDENFPLKETKNVVEVRELMTHVQQQ